In the Thermomicrobiales bacterium genome, GTCGCAGCACGCCTGCGGCGCCGAGCCGTTCAGCCAGGTCTGGATGCATATCGGCATGGTCCGCTACCAGGGCGAGAAGATGAGCAAGTCGCTCGGCAATCTCGTGCTCGCGCGCGATGTTCTCCGCATCCACACGCCCGACGCCCTGCGACTGTACCTCCATTCGCATCACTACCGCGACTCTTGGAACTATCGCGACACCGGGCCGGCCGAGTTCGAAGGCGTCGCCAGCCTGTTGAAAGAAGCGGCCCGCCTCGATTCACGACACGGGTACGACTTCGAGGCCGCCGGCTTCCGCGCTCGCTTCCTCGAAGCCCTTGATGATGATCTCGATACGCCCAAGGCGATCAATTGTCTCAAGGAGCTAGCCAGCGAGATCATCACGCACACTGGCGAGGGGGACAACGTCCGTGGCGCTCAGGCGCAGCTGCGCGAGATGGCGGGCATCCTCGGCGTCCAGGGCGTTCGCTAACGTCGCCCGTCGCGGCGGCATGCCACGATCTCAGTGGTATGCCGCCGCGATGGTACGCTTGCCGGCGGTATTTGGCGCCGGCAGTCGGCGCGAGGCGCGAACGCTGCGCTGTGGAACGGGATCATGGACACGAGCAGTCAGGTTGGCGCCGCACAGGTACATGGCGAGCGCAACACCTCGGCGATCCGCCGCTACAAGATCGCGATTGCCATCGGGTTGGCGCTGGTTATCGCGTTCAGCTTCTTCAACGTCTATATGCAGGACCGGCGGCCGGGTCTGCCGAAAGAGATCGAGGGCGTCACGAAGTTCGACAACCTGCCGAACGGTGTCGTTGCCGGCCCGATCACCTATGACCACACCCCGCCGGCGGGTGGACTACACGATCAGTATGCGCAGCTCTGTGGCTACTATCGTGTCCCGGTTGAGGATCGCAACATCGTCGCCTCACTGGCTACCGGGGCGGTCTGGATTGCCTACCGACCGGACTTGTCGAACAAGGATTTCGAGGCGCTGAAGACCGCGTCCGACGGTGTGCTCGATGTGCTGATCACCCCGTATCCCGGTCTGGAATCGCCGGTCGTGCTCACTGCATGGGGTCGCCAGTTGGCAATTGACGACCCGCACGACGAACGGGTGAAGCTGTTTGTCTATGTCTACAAGAACCGCGAATGGGCGCCCGAGCGAGATAAGTCCTGCTCCATCGGGGTTGGCCTCCCGGCTCCGCAGTAAGCTGGACGACCCGCGTTGCGTCCCTCGCGCCATCGCCATCGCGCTCGGCGTCGTCTTCTTGTTGCAGATGGCGGGTCTCGCTATCCATGCCATGCCCGGCGACCTGGTTCTCTATTTCGATTACGCCAATCACATCAAGGATGGGCACGTCCCCTATCGCGACTTTCAGATGGAGTACCCGCCCCTGGCGCTCGCGCCGATTCTCCTCGCGTTCGTTCCGAGCCATATCGTCGGCGGGTTCTTCACAGGATTCGAGATTCTTTTCGCAATCGAGAGTTACCTTCTCGCTCTTGGCGCCGGGCTGATCGTCTGGTCCCTCATACAACGACTGCTGCCAGAGGAGTCGCTGCGGCAACATCAGCTCCGCCTTGGCGCCTACGTCGTCGCCTTCCCGCTGCTGGGGCAGTTGGCGATCACGCGGTTTGACCTCACCCCGACGTTTCTGACGCTTGCCGCGGTCGCCCTCTGGCTACGCCGCACTCCGCGCGCCGAGGCCGGCGCATGGCTCGTGCTGGCGCTCGCGGTCGGCGTCAAGCTCGTGCCGGTTATCGTTGCCCCGCTGCTGGCGCTCGATCTGCTATCCCGCCGCGGGATACGAGCCACGCTCCTCCAGGGGTTCGGGTTCACCGGGGTGCTGGCGCTCCTGATGTTGCCGGGATTCGCGCTCAGTCGATCCGGCTACGCGGCCGCCTACACCTACCAGATGGATCGGGGCATCCAGATGGAGTCGCTCTACGCCAATGCGTTGCTGTTGCTCAGCAAGATCGGCCGGGTCGAGATCGTCACCGCTCACGCATGGGGATCGTTCGAGTATGTCTCAACCTGGACTGCGCCCTTGCGGACAGTGTCCTCGCTCGTCCAGATTTCTCTCCTGACCGCTGTCTACGCAGGGTTCGCATTCGTCCGATTCCGGACGCGTGATGATGACCGACACGACATCCGCCTGGTCACTGCTGTCACGCTCGTCCTGCTGACGTTCGTCGCGACCGGCAAGGTGTTCTCGCCGCAATACCTCATCTGGCTGATGCCGTTCGTCGTGCTCCTGCCCGGCCGGCTCGGACGCCGAACGATCGCGCTGTTCCTGCTCACGCTCGTCGCCTCACAGCTCATCTTTCCCTGGTTCTATAGCCCGCTGCGCCATCAGGCAATCTGGGCTGCGCTCCTGCTGACGGCGCGCAATCTGATGATCATTGCGCTGCTGGGATTGGTTGTGACGATACTGGTTAGCCTGCGAAGTCCGCGCTCGGAAGCCGCACAATCCGTAGAGCAGGCCTAGGCAACGCGTCCGCCTGACAGGACTCGCTGGGCACGCTCTGGGTGACGTTCGAGAAAGATTCGATAGGATCCAATGGAGGGTAGATGGCAGCGACCGTGCGCGAATTCCCGGGACAGCCAACGCCGGACCCCACCGCCGATGAGATATTAGCGGCGTGCCAGGAGGCCGACGTCAAGTTCGTCAACCTCCAGTTCACCGACATCATGGGCGTTGTCAAGATGGTGACGATCCCGGTCGAGGTCTTTCCCGACGTGATTGCGAACGGTCAATGGTTCGACGGCTCGTCAATTGCCGGGTTTGCCCGGATTGCCGAGAGCGACATGTTTCTGATGCCGGATCTCTCGACCTTCGCCGTCATTCCGTGGGAGCGCGGCCGCAACACGACTGCCCGCGTTATTTGCTGGGTCCATCGGCCGGACGGAGAGCTCTTCCCCGGCGACCCACGCGCGGTTCTGTTACGGCAGGTCGAGCGTCTCGCCAATCTCGGGTTCGTCTATCACACCGGCCCCGAGGTGGAGTTCTTCCTGTTCCGCACCAACGGTGACGCCGTCACCATTACTCCAGCCGACCGGGGCGGGTACTTCGATCTGTCGACTGATCCCGCCGCCGAGGTGCGCAAGGATATGGTCCGCGCGCTTCAGGCAATGGGCATCGCTGTCGAGGCAACGCATCACGAGACCGCCATCGGCCAGCATGAGATCGACTTCGAATACGCCGACGCGATGACCACCGCCGATCAGGCGATCACATTCAAGTTCACTCTCAAGGCGATTGCCCAACAGCACGGGCTACATGCGACCTTCATGCCCAAGCCGATCGAGGGCGTTGCCGGGTCTGGAATGCACACCCATCAGTCTCTGGCCCGGCTTGAGGCAGGCAACGTCATCGGTGAGAATGTGTTTGTCGGCAAGGACGACCCGTATGGCCTGTCGCCACTGGCCCGCCAGTTTCTGGCCGGCCAGCTCGCCCATATCCGCGCGATGACCGCCGTGCTGAACCCGCTGGTGAATTCGTACCGGCGCCTCGTGCCGGG is a window encoding:
- a CDS encoding DUF3105 domain-containing protein, with product MDTSSQVGAAQVHGERNTSAIRRYKIAIAIGLALVIAFSFFNVYMQDRRPGLPKEIEGVTKFDNLPNGVVAGPITYDHTPPAGGLHDQYAQLCGYYRVPVEDRNIVASLATGAVWIAYRPDLSNKDFEALKTASDGVLDVLITPYPGLESPVVLTAWGRQLAIDDPHDERVKLFVYVYKNREWAPERDKSCSIGVGLPAPQ
- a CDS encoding glutamine synthetase family protein encodes the protein MAATVREFPGQPTPDPTADEILAACQEADVKFVNLQFTDIMGVVKMVTIPVEVFPDVIANGQWFDGSSIAGFARIAESDMFLMPDLSTFAVIPWERGRNTTARVICWVHRPDGELFPGDPRAVLLRQVERLANLGFVYHTGPEVEFFLFRTNGDAVTITPADRGGYFDLSTDPAAEVRKDMVRALQAMGIAVEATHHETAIGQHEIDFEYADAMTTADQAITFKFTLKAIAQQHGLHATFMPKPIEGVAGSGMHTHQSLARLEAGNVIGENVFVGKDDPYGLSPLARQFLAGQLAHIRAMTAVLNPLVNSYRRLVPGFEAPVYVSWARQNRSALIRVPTTRAGGQNATRIELRCPDPACNPYLAYAVMLAAGLDGIERGLELPEPVEENLYLFTDDELARRNVGTLPATLGEAIAELAHDDVVQAALGQHVYERLSEAQTQEWRAFCQHVTHWERERYMEIY